One Microbacterium sp. No. 7 genomic window carries:
- a CDS encoding glutamine amidotransferase gives MAAFAYLCARPQSGAAAAEYESFRSAMRLDDDELEQIDLVAAPLPDDAAARWRGFVVGGSPFNVTDPESTKTETQRRVEADLARLARHAADGETAVLFTCYGIGVAVRALGGEVSRAHPEDTGPATIGLTDAGRADPLFGALATSFTALTAHKEGTARLPAGAVLLATGDACPVQAFRVGDRLYATQFHPEPTSKAFTERMAVYRNDGYFDADAYDTLAARVLAASVTEPMRILRAFAQTF, from the coding sequence ATGGCAGCGTTCGCTTATCTCTGCGCGCGCCCGCAGTCGGGAGCCGCGGCGGCCGAGTACGAGTCGTTCCGCTCCGCGATGCGGCTGGACGATGACGAGCTCGAGCAGATCGACCTCGTCGCCGCGCCGCTCCCCGACGACGCCGCCGCCCGCTGGCGCGGGTTCGTCGTGGGCGGCAGCCCGTTCAACGTGACCGACCCCGAGAGCACCAAGACCGAGACGCAGCGACGGGTCGAGGCCGATCTCGCCCGGCTCGCGCGGCACGCCGCCGACGGCGAGACCGCGGTGCTGTTCACCTGCTACGGCATCGGCGTCGCCGTGCGCGCCCTCGGCGGCGAGGTGAGCCGCGCCCACCCCGAGGACACGGGTCCCGCGACGATCGGCCTCACCGACGCGGGCCGCGCCGATCCGCTGTTCGGCGCCCTCGCCACGAGCTTCACCGCCCTCACGGCGCACAAGGAGGGCACGGCGCGGCTCCCGGCCGGCGCCGTGCTGCTCGCGACGGGCGACGCGTGCCCCGTGCAGGCGTTCCGCGTGGGCGACCGGCTCTATGCGACGCAGTTCCATCCGGAGCCGACGTCGAAGGCCTTCACCGAGCGGATGGCCGTCTACCGCAACGACGGCTACTTCGACGCCGACGCCTACGACACGCTCGCGGCGCGCGTGCTCGCGGCATCCGTCACCGAGCCGATGCGCATCCTGCGCGCGTTCGCGCAGACCTTCTGA